In the genome of Sebastes fasciatus isolate fSebFas1 chromosome 23, fSebFas1.pri, whole genome shotgun sequence, the window GACCTCCTTTCATGTAGATTATACACTTTAAATGTTTGGCATTCAAGCAGGTGCAAACCTAAAAAACGACGACAGCGCTAGTAACAAAATATGTAGAGAAATAAATTTCATTCCAAACAGGCAAGTTCAAAAAGGTGATGATTAGTGTTATAAAAAAATGAGTGACAACAGGAAAGAAAAGGACATTATGGGCTCTATTGTCATGTCAGCACAAAGACAAGTGGCATGTTTTGTTTACTTAGTGTAGTACTCAGTTGTTGTATGTCACCACGAATGcaaatttaactttaaaaaggCAGATCATCTAACTTTGGCTGCAGATCGTAAGttagggataatgtacagcgattcattgttgtgaaataaaccccgacaagGCCTGAAgggttttatttcacaacaatgaccccgctagctgtacattattgtattattatcatgGCTTCTTACTgaggaaatcaataatttggcacaaaaatggtccgccagagtctgacatcagaactgcacccatagcaacggtctgttatacatagcaacggtctgctataaagaaataacagaccgtagaacgccatgattgaccaatcagagttgagtattcaacaaagccgtgtaataatgccCCGTATTTGCTGCTTGGtgagttatttttttcccatgcACTAATGTGATTAGCACAACTGTTAAAAAGGTATGAGACAAGTAATGTGACTGAGTGAGAGGATGAATAATCACCACTGCATCTATATGAGCAATAATAGCAGATGCACCTGTGTTCATGTTTGTGCTGGTCCTCGTGATTGCAACAGGAAAATAGAGCCCTATGTGTTTGCTGTTAGAGAGCTTTCcttatgagtttttttttttatatgaatgCAATATATGTTTTTGATGAAGACAGCCTTTTGGAATGAAAGCCTTTCAggtaataaatattaatattaatctgTCACGTTTCTGTACAGTGCAGAAGTCCTGCAGTGAGTTCAGTCGGGCCTGTTGCGTCTCCTGAGCCCAAACGCAAGCTGCTCCGCTCCAACCTCCTCAATGTTTGTCTCATAGGGGTCCTCAAGTGAAGGCATGAGCTCACAGTCCTCCGATCCTtcttcctccgcctcctcctcctcatcctcctcctccttatcgtcgtcgtcctcctcctcttcctctgcttccCCGTCCGATTCCTCCGGTACGAGCTCCTTCATCTCTTCACCTTCCGTCGCAGCTTCATCTTCCACGAGCTTTTGATAGACTTTTTCCGAAGGCTCTGCCGTCACCGGAGAGGTCTGCTTGTCCACCAGAGAAGCTTCCACTGTCGAGGTGTCGTTGGCTCCGAGCGACTCGATGAGGTCGTCCAGGTTACGCTCGCAGGATGCCTCTGAAAGACAAGCGATAACATATTCTATTGATTATCAATAACAAAACTATGTGAGTAAATTCTCTACTAAAAGCTGGTATTTAGACACAGTCCCAGTCTCAAAGAACAGACGGACACTAACTAGTAtagatagtttgggtgttttgaagtggggttgtatgaagtacttctccatagtcagtgtattacctacagtagatgacggacGGCAAGCCCCCAGCGAGGTTGTGTTCTGATCTTTTTGCAAATTAGACTTTGACCACATTCATGAGTGGAAAATCAGATGCAaaactcttttttattttagagaTGTGTCTCAATGTGGCTGCTCAATTTGAATTTCAAATCGTGGTTTATCACAACGAAACACGCAAAGCTGATGTCACACCAACACAATTTGCAGGTTGTGACTGCAGCATGAAGCGTGGTTGCATTTTCAGTATCTTGCTGTTTGTTTGCTGTTTTGGGGTCTTTATTGGAAAAAATGCACCGAGTCGTAATTCTTAAATTCCCGAGAAAAACAGTCAAAGTCAGTTGATGAACCCACCGTTGATGTTGAGGGGTGGACAGTCCATACCTCTCTTCTTCATCAGGTAGCGGATGGTCTGGAGCTGAGACATGATCTCGTTCTTCTGCTCCTGGGCCACTGACTTCACACTGAGGAGAAAATAAGAACACATTAACCTCAGAGGAGCTACTCCGAGCACGGAGTAAAACACTGCCctttaaagctggggtaggcaggttggagcaaaaaacggtcactatatcctgacagtagtgcatgtttattttgggttcataccgcagtagcgacgtgtggcttgctagatatagtcagtgcaatggcaatgtatgagaataaagaacgtcgccgggtgacgttatgaaacCAACACACGACAGCGTTTGGTTTTCCGACACATCTGGGACATTATGCACAAAGCAGCAACGGTGGTTACTTCTTCCGTGGTTGATGGCGGAAATGATGGATAGAAAAGTTGttgtatctatggagacaagctctttctccctctctggtgCGTCTAGCGTGAATGAACAGAAATGATACTGGCGCGCGTAAAGCAAGGTGAAAATTCGCTTCACTCTTGGTCTGAACACAGCTGATCATCACTCACCAGTTGGTGAGCGGGTCCAGCTGCGTGAGGATGGAGTTGAGCATCCTCTCTGTCTGCGCTAGCCTTTGTTCCAGCTCGTTCAACTGGttctctgcaaacacacacacacacacacacacacacacacacacacacacacaagagagaATAGAAACCCCATATCTGAGTTACTCATGGTAACCAAATACATGTTTGaccaaagaaaacacacatatgCAAACAATGCATGCAACACACACCTGCCTCCACTGATTTTTTGGCCCCTTTTGCAAACTTGTCCTTCTGTGCCTGGTCGTCTGCAGACTTGATCTGAGAGTTGAAAAGAGTGATGCAGATTTTAGCCTTTCAAAGTTGTGAATGATCTCGATGTCATttgtttgtt includes:
- the LOC141762273 gene encoding uncharacterized protein LOC141762273 isoform X2 → MVLSMAQQVALAFTAVLFTFVVLPRMFGVGGGTGAKETRFDPRYSRKAAPGPGAVRGQPINVNAPGSPQTPENLQQMKKLMEQELKSDKYKTNSNKGYVFTLMPLYAIGVGVFAAYKFLKIKSADDQAQKDKFAKGAKKSVEAENQLNELEQRLAQTERMLNSILTQLDPLTNCVKSVAQEQKNEIMSQLQTIRYLMKKRGMDCPPLNINEASCERNLDDLIESLGANDTSTVEASLVDKQTSPVTAEPSEKVYQKLVEDEAATEGEEMKELVPEESDGEAEEEEEDDDDKEEEDEEEEAEEEGSEDCELMPSLEDPYETNIEEVGAEQLAFGLRRRNRPD
- the LOC141762273 gene encoding uncharacterized protein LOC141762273 isoform X3 — its product is MVLSMAQQVALAFTAVLFTFVVLPRMFGVGGGTGAKETRFDPRYSRKAAAPGPGAVRGQPINVNAPGSPQTPENLQQMKKLMEQELKSDKYKTNSNKGYVFTLMPLYAIGVGVFAAYKFLKIKSADDQAQKDKFAKGAKKSVEAENQLNELEQRLAQTERMLNSILTQLDPLTNCVKSVAQEQKNEIMSQLQTIRYLMKKREASCERNLDDLIESLGANDTSTVEASLVDKQTSPVTAEPSEKVYQKLVEDEAATEGEEMKELVPEESDGEAEEEEEDDDDKEEEDEEEEAEEEGSEDCELMPSLEDPYETNIEEVGAEQLAFGLRRRNRPD
- the LOC141762273 gene encoding uncharacterized protein LOC141762273 isoform X1, which encodes MVLSMAQQVALAFTAVLFTFVVLPRMFGVGGGTGAKETRFDPRYSRKAAAPGPGAVRGQPINVNAPGSPQTPENLQQMKKLMEQELKSDKYKTNSNKGYVFTLMPLYAIGVGVFAAYKFLKIKSADDQAQKDKFAKGAKKSVEAENQLNELEQRLAQTERMLNSILTQLDPLTNCVKSVAQEQKNEIMSQLQTIRYLMKKRGMDCPPLNINEASCERNLDDLIESLGANDTSTVEASLVDKQTSPVTAEPSEKVYQKLVEDEAATEGEEMKELVPEESDGEAEEEEEDDDDKEEEDEEEEAEEEGSEDCELMPSLEDPYETNIEEVGAEQLAFGLRRRNRPD